The DNA region CCATCAATCCACTTAATTTGCTCTCTAAGATCCAAAATCGTATTTTCCAATATATGGATTTGCGTGCCTAAGTGATGAACGCTGACCATCAAGGAAAATATCATAATCATCAATGAAATAATTAAAAGAAAGTTGGTCCTATGATTCATCGCTTATCCCGTCCTAATCCTGTTGATTACTTGATTCTAGGAATACTATTTTTCCAAATTCCGAAGACTTTCTTGTAGTCGTCTACTATTTGTAATCTTGTGATTCCCTGGAAGAGCGGGGACCAAATAGAAAACTCCAATTGATAGTCGTGTTCATGGAGATCTTAGAGACTCACTATTGCTTTATAATTGGTTACTGCCCTCATATAGGCTAATTGCAGTTACCCTTTCCATCACAGCCTGGCTTGATACCGTACTTTGAATCGACCCCCTTCTCCCAAAGAGACTGCTGCTCTAGCTGCACTATTTCTTTTTCTAGAATTAACTTTTCTCTGTCGGTCAACAACTTCTCTTGCTGAATTGTTTCTTTCAGATTATCGATTTCCATATTCTTGCCGATAAGACAAGAGACCAATATTATGTTTGTCGCAATAAGTACGCCAATTAAAATAATCGCTTTATCCACGAGTTGTCCTGATCTTATAGAGCATCCATCGCCAAATAGCACACTAAACGCCGCTAGACTCGATGGGAAACTAGCCTGGGAATGAAAAGCTCGATGGGAACTTCCCATCGAGCACAACCAATCTACTTGCAGTTACCTTTTCCATCGCAGCCCGGTTTTACTCCGTACTCGGACTCCTCACCCACAGAGTACTTGAGTCGCTCGATCGAGTTTTTAAGGTGCCAATTTTCTTGCTTCAAATCTTCTTTGAGATGCCTAATATCTTGCTTCAAATCCAAAATATCTTGTCTATTCTGATGAGTCGATAGTACTACATATGAAGATAGAAGAAGTATAAGGCTCAATAGGTTAGACGGCCTCAATACGCTTTCAAGCCTTTCTAGTTGCTTATCTGTCCTCAAAATTCTTTCAAGCCATTCCACTAGTTGCTTAGCCCGCCTCAACACTCTTTCAAGCCTTTCCATCGCTAGCAATCCTCCATTTTCATACGTAGCAACTCTCAAAACCAAGCCCAAGGTTGGTATTGTTGGGGCTCTTATTAAAAACGGCTATTTCCCCTTAGGGGGCTTCTTTCTTCTCACGCTGAGTCTTTTTAGCTTCTTTCTTGATTTCGAGAGCCTCTTTCTTGATTTCAATAGCCTCTTTCTTGATTTCGAGAGCCTCTTTCGCGATTCTATTTTTCTCTTCAGCTATTTCGTTTGCGATTCTATTTTTCTCTTCAGCTATTTCGTTTGCGATCTTTTGATTTCTTGATGTCGTATAAGTGTAGAAAGCCAGAATTGCAACCAGCGCTACTAAAGCCAAGCGTATAAGGGCACTCATCTCTTGATTGACTCCCAGTTTTGAATATGACATTTTAAAGGAACAATTGCTTTTTTCCCTCTAAATTCATTTGACTTATAATCTATAGGATCGCTCTCTTTTCCCATATTTTCCTCAAATTCTTGAGAGTATGTTGTAAACTTATTCGACCTATTCAAAATATGCTTATAGTCTGATGACTCAGCAATCTGCCTTTCATAAACACCCTCGCAGACTGCCGCTTCAGTTCCTTTGGAAAAGTGAAGATTATGAGGGTTTCTATTAATGGGGGTATTATCGCGAGCATTCCATCCCCCCTCTCTAGTCCAATGAATACCCAGGCTATTGGCTCCATGGATATTGAATGGATTCACATCTTTAATAGGCTTTGATTTGGAAGGGTCTTTCTTATCTTTCTCCTCTACTGTAGTCGAGTGAGAAGGGTTAGGATTTGAGTTGTCTTTTTGATCCGCTCCACTCTTCTTCTCAAGCTCTAAAGCTTCAGCCGCAATTCTATTTGCTTCAGCCGAAAGTCTATTTGCCTCTTGAGCAGCCTTTACAGCTTCAGCCGCAATTCTATTTGCTTCTCTGGCACTTTCTTCTGCAATTCTATTTGCTTCCTCAGCATTTTTATCGCTTGACCATGCAGCATAAGCTGCTATCACAACGCCACTAACTGTAGATGCACATATGGCATTAGTTGCACAAGCGACGATAGGTGCTAGTGGCCCTGCCCCCCTGGTGTTGATCTTATCTCGGTAGACAGTTCCAGTTATTGTCCCAACTAGCTGACCATCTTGTCGACTCTGGCCTCCAAGCTTTATTTTACTTCCATCTTGATTAGCAACCAAGCAGTCAAGAGCTTCGTGTGCCGAAGGGTTAACAGACTTCAGTAGATCCATTAATTCCTTTGTTTCAGCATTAGCTAGCTTAGACGTTGGATCTCCATCGAGTGCAGCAATAATTGTAAGTGTCATTTCATATTGATTTTCACAAGTCTCGCTGTCTTCGAAGTACACCTTTTGATGATCATACATATCCTTTATCTCTAAGAATCGCTCTTGGACATCTTCATCAACTTGATTAGAAGAAATGCTAAAGGATGGTGCTTCAACTGAGTTAATGAGTTTTTCATACTTGTTGACTGTTTTTTGACTACACTTGGAGTTGAGAGCCATCTGCCGAGGGTTATTTATAGACTCCACTAGAAGCTCTGAACAAGCTTTCTTCTGCGTGTTCGTGCAGTCGGAAACACCTTCCATGAGAGGAGGGGAAACGGCTTCGCCTCCTAGTGAACTCACCGCCTCTTGAAACTTGCTTTCCTCGGTTTTGAGAAACCTCCCAACTTTAGACTGTAGATCATAAAATCTGGAGGGACTCACAGTTTTTAGTCGAGCATTACAAGCGATAGTAGGATCTTTCCCCTCGTATAGCGCATCCAGCACACTTTTTCCTAGATTATCACCTTTAATGTGTATCTTTGGTTGTTTTCTCCAATCAGGGAGTCTATCAGATGGAAAGCCACCGCCGATATTGATGATATTGGGTTGCCCTCGTCCTCCGCTAATGCCTGAAGACTTTGTGCCGATGAATGGATCTTCGATACGCAGGCTTTTATCGTCTGGCACGTTCAGTTTTCTATGAATATCAAGATCCCCAAGATCCCCAAGATCAAACTTTTTAAGTTTATTCTCTGCTAGTCTAAAATTTGGTGCAGCCCGAACAACTGGCTCAAAGAAAATAAGATAAGCAAGTGCGCTTGCCATAGCTCGTTTCACTATCATTCCTTTTTGGATCTACGAAATACATTGCTGTTACCCGTCAGAATGGGCAGGTGAAGGCTTTCTAATCTAAAGAGACGAGCTAAGCAAGGAAATTCGAGAGGTTTATTGATATATTTTACTCATCCGTCATCAGGGCTAAATTTGAGGAGCAATTAACTGGCTGATTTATTGAACTTTTGACTGAGAGTTACCAAAGTTAAGTGTGCCCGTCCTACGCATGTAATATACCAAGGCGCACCCCACCATAGCCAGAGTATTTCCTAGCCAAAATTCATTAAGTCTTCAAAGATCACGGGGAAAGAGTCGTCATTTCATATGCTTGAGCGCTATCGTCAAAAAGTTCGCAAGGCTCATCAAAGTAAACCTTACCCTCAAGCCCAATCTTTTTAACCAAAAGCTCTTTAGGATACTCTTGCTCGATGTATTCATCGGTACTTGTAACCTTTAGAGACGCGAGATTGTTTTGGGGTTTCATCCTATATATACTTCACGTAGAATAGACTGAGCAAAGAGTTCGATCAAATCTACCTGAGCCCAGATCTTCTGAATCAATATGGAACAGAAGCTCACCGGAGTCCCACCAGCAGAGTTCCAAATCCCTGAAGGAGGGTAATAGAAGAAGTAGCTTGAGGTTATCCTCAATTTCGTCTGGATCATGAGGCCTTGAACAAGGACCTAGGATTTGTGCCTTTGACGTATTACCTATGGCCGCTGTAATAGATTTATAGAGTTCATAAATATCCGTTCGGTGATCCTCAAGTAGCTCCTCCATCTCCTCAAACTCCTTTTCGTGGAGACTAAAGTACCCGAGGTCAACTACCCCTACTCCTTCTCTAAATTCCAAGGCACACTCTTTGAATTCTTTTCCGTATGATTCTAATGATGCAGTAAAACTCGAATCTTCTGTAGAATAGACTACCGAGTTAGTAATGGAGCTTGCATCATCCTGTGACCCGATGAAGAAGTAGAGTATACCTTTCTCAGGCAAACCCGATATTGAAGGACATTCGGATAGATTCAATTGAAGTAGGAAGGATAAAACTTCACCGCTAGAATGATCTTTAGGCCACACAAATGATTCAGGTAAGTCGGGTCTACCGCCGATCTTAGAAACGCCCGTAGATGGCTGATCCTTCGTTGGGATAACGTAAACACAAGGTTCGATCAACCTTTGAACTTTGTTAAAAAGGGATCGATGTTTTGTTTGGCTAAACTTCTTCTCAAAACTTTCCACTACTTTAAGCCCTCATCAATGCGGGGCGAGAACCCCGCAATATTTATTCACCTGGACAGATAGACAATGTCGAGTCGTTTTTAGGGTACTCTAATCCAGTCACTTCTTCCCAAATTCTTACGCCTCCAGTGTGTGGAAACTTCTTATGAACCGCAGTTTTCACCAACATCATAACTCCAATTCGATGATCGTGATGCCAAGTGTAACCCTTAGGCCTACAAGGGGTGCCTCTAGAGTTGAGAAAACCAGCTTTCTTACTCGCTTCTTTGAAGTCGTCTAATCTAGAACCTGTTAGCTCAATTGTAACTACGTTTTTTTGAGCCCCCTTAAGATCTTTCTTCACGAAAGGACCAAAGTCTGGAAAACCGTACTTGTTATAGACCACAGTAACATCTCCGACACCCGATATCTTTTTTACGTATGCGATACTGCCATCTGGCAAACTATCTTTGCTAATCAAGTCGTTGACTGGTTTTCCAAGAGGTATTCTATCTAAAATATCAAGCATCTCTTCAAATGCAAGGTCGCCTTTTGACGAAATACCTTTAAGATACTTCTGAGCTAGTGGAGTTATGGTGGCCACCATCGTACCGACAGTTGCTTCCCAGGCTAATCTATTGCCTGCGATAATCCCCATGGC from Pseudobacteriovorax antillogorgiicola includes:
- a CDS encoding HNH endonuclease, which produces MRFLWHDDLAGGGTKYRYTFGSDDGKGEAPVVADLFEYSVQSPDTIGREILSTYNELKQFKAGFDNMAENLKMAVVLAEGALRQADMLRAIEANREKREHLVRVAKELTQIALGITPAGNGVDFYEMWYGKDIYGNNLSREQRLYAAMGIIAGNRLAWEATVGTMVATITPLAQKYLKGISSKGDLAFEEMLDILDRIPLGKPVNDLISKDSLPDGSIAYVKKISGVGDVTVVYNKYGFPDFGPFVKKDLKGAQKNVVTIELTGSRLDDFKEASKKAGFLNSRGTPCRPKGYTWHHDHRIGVMMLVKTAVHKKFPHTGGVRIWEEVTGLEYPKNDSTLSICPGE
- a CDS encoding DUF1963 domain-containing protein codes for the protein MESFEKKFSQTKHRSLFNKVQRLIEPCVYVIPTKDQPSTGVSKIGGRPDLPESFVWPKDHSSGEVLSFLLQLNLSECPSISGLPEKGILYFFIGSQDDASSITNSVVYSTEDSSFTASLESYGKEFKECALEFREGVGVVDLGYFSLHEKEFEEMEELLEDHRTDIYELYKSITAAIGNTSKAQILGPCSRPHDPDEIEDNLKLLLLLPSFRDLELCWWDSGELLFHIDSEDLGSGRFDRTLCSVYST